A window of the Virgibacillus pantothenticus genome harbors these coding sequences:
- a CDS encoding acylphosphatase — translation MRIHAIFHGRVQGVGFRYSAKQKAVELDIRGWVKNNEDGTVELEAEGSETNLQRFINALENGMNPFIKVTHIDQKTYENEAGYSKFSVR, via the coding sequence ATGCGAATACACGCCATTTTTCATGGTCGCGTACAAGGAGTTGGCTTTCGCTATTCTGCCAAACAGAAAGCAGTAGAATTAGACATTCGAGGCTGGGTTAAGAATAACGAGGATGGAACAGTTGAATTAGAAGCAGAAGGCAGTGAAACTAATTTGCAACGATTTATAAATGCTTTAGAAAACGGTATGAACCCTTTCATAAAGGTGACTCATATTGACCAAAAGACTTACGAAAATGAAGCTGGTTATTCGAAGTTTTCTGTCAGATAA
- a CDS encoding GNAT family N-acetyltransferase, translating into MTVILKKVPESEKYILRNFCSLYLHELSNFTMNLDVGEDGIFHYVELDNFWTVDGLSPYFIQLGGDIIGFILLLERPFLNKSNDYGINDFFILNKYKGKGLAFQAVEKLFKEKQGQYFVIQVAENRRAIAFWKKVYNRLNIETHERQDIIDDELCLIQTFKI; encoded by the coding sequence TTGACTGTTATACTTAAAAAAGTTCCAGAATCAGAAAAATATATTTTGCGTAACTTTTGCTCATTGTATCTTCATGAGTTATCAAATTTCACCATGAATTTAGATGTGGGAGAAGATGGTATCTTTCATTATGTGGAATTAGATAACTTCTGGACCGTAGATGGATTATCGCCTTATTTTATACAGTTGGGCGGTGATATTATCGGGTTTATATTACTATTAGAACGCCCATTTTTGAATAAAAGCAATGATTATGGAATAAACGACTTCTTTATACTCAATAAGTACAAAGGAAAAGGTTTGGCTTTCCAGGCTGTTGAAAAATTATTTAAAGAGAAGCAAGGGCAATATTTTGTAATTCAGGTTGCAGAAAATAGACGTGCGATTGCATTTTGGAAAAAGGTTTATAATAGATTAAATATTGAGACCCATGAAAGACAGGACATAATCGATGATGAACTATGTCTAATTCAAACGTTTAAAATTTAA
- a CDS encoding FAD-dependent oxidoreductase produces MVHFHLPEHSQSYWRDTSKLKEFPSLDTSIHTEVGVVGGGITGITTAYLLTKQNVKVTLIDANPILKGTTGHTTAKITAQHGLIYDELIQHFGLEQATLYYKAMDGAKQFIENTIKELQIKCDYYHDDAFIYTNSDQWKNDLEKEKAAYDQLGIKSELLEAMPLQLPMKLALQMQNQAHFHPLKYLTALLEKSLKNGLTVYENTVAVDIDHNHTSPVIVTKEGHRITCNHIISASHFPFYDRDSFYFTRMYAERAYVLGMQATQKYPGGMYINAESPTRSVRSTKWDGKELWLISGENHKTGQGKPTHEHFKSLQAFAEENFTVASYDYRWSAQDLTTLDKVPYIGYLKKSTPNILVATGFRKWGMTNGTAAANILTDLIMQVTNEYAELFEPSRFKADPSIKKFVQTNTDVAKQMIQGKLDNTNNQFDLEQLKTDQATVTRINGKRSGVYKDIENQIHIVDTTCTHLKCEVEWNSGERTWDCPCHGSRFSYTGEVINGPANKPLKKMAPDKLN; encoded by the coding sequence TTGGTTCATTTTCATTTGCCTGAACACTCACAATCTTATTGGCGTGACACATCAAAGCTAAAAGAGTTTCCATCATTAGATACTTCCATTCATACAGAAGTGGGGGTCGTTGGTGGGGGAATTACAGGAATTACAACAGCTTATTTGTTAACAAAACAAAATGTAAAGGTCACATTGATCGATGCAAATCCTATTTTAAAAGGAACCACCGGTCATACAACAGCTAAAATCACTGCCCAACATGGTCTTATTTATGATGAGCTTATCCAGCATTTTGGACTAGAACAAGCTACTCTTTATTATAAAGCAATGGATGGGGCTAAGCAATTTATCGAAAACACTATAAAAGAATTACAAATTAAGTGTGATTACTATCATGATGATGCGTTTATCTATACCAATTCTGATCAGTGGAAAAATGATTTAGAAAAAGAAAAAGCTGCTTATGATCAATTAGGGATTAAAAGTGAGTTGCTGGAGGCAATGCCATTGCAACTCCCAATGAAATTAGCTTTACAAATGCAAAACCAGGCCCATTTTCATCCCTTAAAATACTTAACTGCACTACTTGAAAAAAGTTTAAAGAACGGCTTAACCGTTTATGAAAATACCGTTGCAGTGGATATAGACCATAATCATACAAGCCCTGTGATTGTAACCAAAGAAGGTCATCGCATCACATGTAATCATATTATTTCTGCCTCGCATTTTCCGTTTTATGATCGAGATAGTTTTTATTTTACAAGGATGTATGCAGAGCGTGCATACGTATTAGGCATGCAAGCAACTCAGAAGTATCCAGGTGGAATGTATATTAATGCAGAATCTCCAACTAGATCTGTGCGCTCCACGAAATGGGATGGAAAGGAACTATGGTTAATTAGTGGGGAAAATCATAAAACAGGTCAAGGCAAACCAACACATGAACATTTTAAATCTTTGCAAGCGTTCGCTGAGGAAAACTTTACAGTAGCCTCGTATGATTATCGCTGGTCTGCGCAAGATTTAACAACATTGGATAAAGTTCCATATATCGGCTATTTAAAAAAGTCGACACCTAATATTCTTGTTGCAACAGGGTTCCGTAAATGGGGAATGACAAATGGAACTGCTGCAGCTAACATATTAACCGACTTAATAATGCAGGTAACAAATGAATATGCTGAACTGTTTGAACCATCACGATTTAAAGCCGATCCATCAATAAAAAAATTCGTACAAACGAATACAGATGTAGCAAAACAGATGATACAAGGTAAATTAGATAATACGAATAATCAATTTGATTTAGAACAGTTAAAAACCGATCAAGCAACAGTTACACGAATAAATGGCAAACGATCCGGAGTTTATAAAGATATAGAAAATCAAATTCATATTGTCGATACAACATGTACGCATTTAAAATGTGAAGTGGAATGGAATTCTGGAGAACGCACTTGGGACTGTCCGTGTCACGGTTCGCGGTTTTCATATACGGGTGAAGTTATTAACGGGCCAGCAAACAAACCTTTGAAGAAAATGGCCCCAGATAAACTAAACTAA
- a CDS encoding TIGR00730 family Rossman fold protein: protein MKWGAVADAVMEAGGKVIGVIPEKLKNVKIAHQQLSELHVVNTMHERKALMVEYADGFIALPGGSGALEEWFEVFTWAQLGYHNKPCALLNINNYYTSILSLFDHMIEQGFIKSAYKDLIVMDNNSKELVKKLKEYKSTYIHKWQ, encoded by the coding sequence TTGAAATGGGGTGCAGTTGCTGATGCTGTGATGGAAGCAGGGGGTAAGGTAATTGGCGTTATACCTGAGAAGTTAAAAAATGTTAAAATAGCACATCAACAACTATCTGAACTTCATGTTGTTAATACTATGCATGAAAGAAAGGCATTAATGGTAGAGTATGCGGATGGGTTTATTGCATTGCCTGGTGGTTCTGGGGCTTTAGAGGAATGGTTTGAAGTATTTACTTGGGCTCAACTAGGATACCATAATAAACCTTGCGCATTACTCAATATCAACAATTACTACACATCAATTTTATCTCTTTTTGACCATATGATTGAACAAGGATTTATAAAATCGGCGTATAAAGATTTAATAGTCATGGACAATAATTCAAAAGAGTTAGTAAAAAAACTTAAAGAATACAAAAGTACCTATATACATAAATGGCAATAA
- the msrB gene encoding peptide-methionine (R)-S-oxide reductase MsrB, producing MNATAKAYATFAGGCFWCMVEPFDERPGIIRITSGYTGGSVENPTYEQVCSNVTGHVEAVQIEFDPNIMSYKKLLDTFWQQIDPTDPRGQFNDRGESYQTAIFYHNEQQKKEAEASKKELEASGRFTKPIVTKILPAKPFYPAEENHQDYYKKHGFHYRLYKKGSGREDFINKHWKNKYDQKELKRKLTPMQYHVTQENGTERPFQNEYWDKEEEGIYVDIVSGEPLFSSKDKYDAGCGWPSFTKPIDRYQLVENTDTTHGMIRTEVRSKEADSHLGHVFEDGPKDKGGLRYCMNSAAMRFIPKNKLEEEGYGEYVTLFKD from the coding sequence ATGAATGCTACAGCAAAAGCGTATGCAACATTTGCTGGAGGCTGTTTTTGGTGTATGGTTGAGCCGTTTGATGAACGCCCTGGGATTATCCGCATCACATCTGGATATACAGGAGGGTCTGTCGAAAATCCTACGTATGAGCAAGTTTGTTCTAATGTAACTGGACATGTGGAAGCAGTTCAAATTGAATTTGACCCAAATATTATGAGCTATAAAAAGTTATTGGATACCTTCTGGCAGCAGATAGACCCTACTGACCCTCGTGGTCAATTTAATGATCGCGGCGAATCGTATCAAACTGCGATTTTCTATCATAATGAACAGCAAAAGAAAGAAGCCGAGGCTTCTAAAAAAGAACTTGAAGCTAGTGGAAGGTTCACGAAACCAATCGTGACCAAGATCCTCCCTGCAAAGCCTTTTTATCCTGCTGAAGAAAATCATCAGGACTATTATAAGAAGCATGGGTTTCATTATCGTCTCTATAAAAAAGGATCAGGCAGGGAGGATTTTATCAATAAGCACTGGAAAAACAAGTATGATCAAAAAGAATTGAAGCGAAAGCTCACGCCTATGCAATATCATGTGACCCAGGAAAACGGGACAGAACGGCCATTTCAAAATGAATATTGGGATAAAGAAGAAGAAGGGATTTATGTAGATATCGTGTCTGGTGAGCCGCTATTTTCTTCCAAGGATAAGTACGATGCTGGTTGTGGTTGGCCAAGTTTCACCAAGCCTATAGATCGTTATCAACTTGTAGAAAACACCGACACAACGCACGGAATGATACGTACAGAAGTCCGAAGTAAGGAAGCAGACTCGCATTTGGGACATGTGTTTGAAGATGGTCCAAAAGATAAAGGAGGGCTTCGTTATTGTATGAACTCTGCTGCTATGCGTTTTATTCCAAAAAACAAGCTAGAAGAAGAAGGCTACGGAGAGTATGTCACTTTATTTAAAGATTAA
- a CDS encoding SDR family oxidoreductase: protein MKVLVTGASGNVGRYVAHELLQMGEQVVAAGTDIEKLHDLFEDEAEQVILDFTDSMTYKKALHDVDRVFLMRPPHLGKPKDLFPFIDAMKQNHIRFVSFLSLMGVEKNSLPPHHKIEKYIESAGIPYGHIRPGFFMQNISGVHAAEIKERNQIFIPAGRSKTSFIDAEDIGLAVATILHEPDKYQNTAYTITGPEALDYYQIADILTKVTGRRIIYTKPGFLRYRNYYVKKRDLHKAYVNVTVALYFMTRLGTAKEVTIDFIKLTGKQPRSFEAFARKHINCFI from the coding sequence ATGAAAGTATTAGTAACAGGAGCTTCTGGCAATGTAGGGAGATATGTAGCTCATGAACTTCTTCAAATGGGTGAACAAGTAGTTGCTGCTGGAACCGATATAGAAAAACTTCACGATTTGTTTGAAGATGAGGCGGAACAAGTAATATTAGATTTTACAGATTCGATGACGTATAAAAAAGCCCTTCATGATGTGGATCGCGTGTTTTTAATGCGTCCACCACATCTAGGTAAACCAAAGGACTTATTTCCATTCATAGATGCAATGAAACAAAATCATATTCGGTTCGTGTCTTTTTTATCACTCATGGGAGTGGAGAAAAACAGCCTTCCGCCACATCATAAGATTGAGAAATATATAGAATCAGCGGGTATACCGTATGGACATATTCGTCCTGGATTCTTTATGCAGAATATATCAGGTGTCCACGCAGCCGAAATTAAAGAGAGGAACCAAATTTTTATACCAGCAGGGAGGAGCAAGACGAGTTTTATTGATGCAGAGGATATTGGTCTTGCTGTAGCCACTATTTTGCACGAGCCTGATAAATATCAGAATACAGCCTATACCATTACAGGACCAGAGGCACTTGATTATTACCAAATAGCCGATATCCTTACAAAAGTTACCGGAAGAAGGATCATCTATACAAAGCCAGGTTTTTTAAGGTACAGAAATTATTACGTAAAAAAAAGAGATTTGCATAAAGCCTATGTAAATGTAACGGTTGCTTTATATTTCATGACTCGACTAGGAACAGCAAAAGAAGTAACGATAGATTTTATCAAACTAACTGGGAAACAGCCACGTTCGTTTGAAGCTTTTGCAAGGAAGCATATTAATTGCTTTATATAA
- a CDS encoding MazG-like family protein, with protein MEQLLKEIKLLSQKEPKTLEQMALKLSEEVGETSQAVLSYIKASGSEYKQLGIGDVKEECIDVILVALAMFYKLSENDKELHQLISKKLDKWESKFS; from the coding sequence TTGGAACAGCTGCTAAAAGAAATTAAGTTACTCAGTCAAAAAGAACCAAAAACGTTAGAGCAAATGGCATTAAAGCTATCAGAGGAAGTTGGCGAAACCTCCCAAGCTGTACTATCTTACATAAAAGCAAGCGGAAGTGAGTACAAACAATTAGGAATCGGAGATGTAAAAGAAGAATGTATTGATGTTATTTTAGTAGCCTTAGCTATGTTTTATAAATTATCCGAGAACGATAAAGAATTACACCAGTTAATTAGTAAAAAGTTGGATAAGTGGGAAAGCAAGTTCAGTTAA
- a CDS encoding TetR/AcrR family transcriptional regulator: MSANKNSREKLVQTASRLFQLQGYHGTGVKQIVEESHSPKGSLYYYFPNGKEQLAIESVQSTAQFIRNKIQESLDKEDDPIKAIQSLIYDMAGFFQEKLKLEGVPIASVALETSLISEPLRKVCQEAYTSFQDQFTEKLLHARVEEKRARELGIVINSMIEGAFLISFTRGNAEPLFLVAKQIPSLLQQ; the protein is encoded by the coding sequence ATGAGTGCTAACAAAAATTCCAGGGAAAAATTAGTTCAGACAGCTTCTCGACTATTTCAGTTACAAGGCTACCATGGGACTGGAGTAAAGCAAATTGTAGAAGAAAGCCATTCACCTAAAGGTTCGTTATATTATTATTTTCCAAATGGGAAAGAACAATTAGCTATCGAATCCGTACAGTCAACTGCACAGTTCATACGCAACAAAATTCAAGAAAGTCTTGATAAAGAAGACGATCCAATTAAAGCTATTCAATCATTAATTTATGATATGGCTGGATTCTTTCAAGAAAAATTAAAGCTTGAAGGGGTTCCAATTGCATCCGTTGCCTTGGAAACTTCTCTGATTAGTGAGCCTTTAAGAAAGGTGTGCCAAGAAGCATATACAAGCTTTCAAGATCAATTTACAGAAAAGTTACTTCATGCACGTGTAGAAGAAAAAAGAGCACGTGAATTAGGAATTGTAATTAATTCCATGATTGAAGGAGCATTTTTAATTTCTTTTACCAGGGGTAATGCAGAACCATTATTTTTAGTTGCTAAACAAATCCCATCACTTTTACAACAATGA
- the vrrA gene encoding VrrA/YqfQ family protein — MVFPPNQSTNFPFHMPQGNFGNNMRPFNPQHRFPRTPFPSGPFSGAPMPGGQSLSKGGKLRNLLSLLRPQTGVDTIGGGFLKGAGGLNGALDNVQQVLNVVQQATPLVKEYGPMVKNLPAMYRMMKAFNSFNDEEESEDTKKQTTDSPSDNDLDNTDQTEQSAGQPVGDNQQIGKSIPKLFI; from the coding sequence ATGGTATTTCCACCAAACCAATCGACCAATTTCCCATTTCATATGCCACAAGGCAATTTTGGTAATAATATGAGACCTTTTAATCCTCAGCATCGTTTTCCTCGAACCCCATTTCCCTCTGGTCCTTTTTCCGGAGCTCCGATGCCAGGGGGACAATCACTTTCTAAAGGAGGGAAATTACGAAATTTGCTGAGCCTTTTACGACCACAAACTGGAGTGGATACTATTGGTGGAGGATTTTTAAAAGGAGCTGGGGGGTTAAATGGTGCACTGGATAATGTACAGCAGGTGTTAAATGTTGTTCAGCAGGCCACGCCTCTCGTCAAAGAATATGGACCAATGGTAAAGAATCTTCCTGCAATGTATCGGATGATGAAAGCATTTAATTCGTTTAATGATGAAGAAGAAAGTGAAGATACCAAAAAACAAACAACCGATTCACCTTCCGATAATGACTTGGACAACACAGATCAAACTGAACAGTCTGCAGGACAGCCCGTGGGCGATAATCAGCAGATTGGAAAGTCTATCCCAAAGCTATTTATTTGA
- a CDS encoding YozE family protein translates to MRSFYHFLMTYRGKKQPDDQSRLADWAFHDHHFPKQSTNYSEISDYLEWNSPFPTALTVFDELWETYTMHDM, encoded by the coding sequence TTGCGCTCCTTTTATCACTTTTTAATGACATATCGAGGAAAAAAACAACCGGATGACCAAAGTCGATTAGCTGATTGGGCTTTCCATGATCATCATTTTCCAAAGCAATCCACGAACTACAGTGAAATAAGTGACTACTTGGAATGGAATAGTCCTTTTCCAACAGCTTTAACAGTGTTTGATGAATTGTGGGAAACATATACCATGCATGATATGTAA
- a CDS encoding indolepyruvate ferredoxin oxidoreductase subunit alpha, giving the protein MAFVITSPCKDEKAGECVEVCPVDCIEEGKDMFYIDPDICIDCGACEAVCPVEAIYMEDEVPEEETEYIALNRKFFEEQ; this is encoded by the coding sequence TTGGCTTTTGTAATTACATCACCGTGTAAAGATGAAAAAGCAGGAGAATGTGTAGAAGTTTGCCCTGTTGATTGCATAGAAGAAGGGAAAGATATGTTTTATATCGACCCTGATATATGTATTGATTGTGGCGCTTGTGAAGCTGTATGTCCAGTGGAAGCAATTTATATGGAAGATGAAGTTCCTGAAGAGGAAACAGAATATATAGCGTTAAACCGGAAATTTTTTGAAGAACAATAA
- a CDS encoding DUF6501 family protein, which yields MIHLNWENRKTIKQLKCVHADAKKFVVNNKLTPGKIYDVKNETDEFYFIIDNSNRIGGFRKEYFEEVK from the coding sequence ATGATTCATTTAAACTGGGAAAACCGAAAAACTATAAAGCAATTAAAATGCGTTCATGCCGATGCGAAAAAGTTTGTAGTGAATAACAAATTAACGCCTGGAAAGATTTATGATGTTAAAAATGAAACAGATGAGTTTTACTTTATCATTGATAACAGTAATCGCATTGGCGGATTTCGCAAAGAATATTTTGAAGAAGTGAAATAG
- a CDS encoding transposase encodes MDKWTQNFPELGQAYELKVQFFDIYDINETELTNDANKFYQSWLSNIRKELMTYFEDLIKTTLYPITQFYYELVSYY; translated from the coding sequence TTGGACAAATGGACTCAAAACTTTCCAGAGCTTGGACAGGCTTATGAACTAAAAGTTCAATTCTTTGACATATATGACATAAATGAAACCGAATTAACCAACGATGCTAATAAATTCTATCAAAGTTGGCTTTCAAATATACGCAAAGAATTAATGACTTATTTTGAAGATCTAATTAAGACTACACTTTATCCGATTACACAATTTTATTACGAATTGGTAAGCTATTATTAG